The nucleotide window GGCGTGGTCAGGGCCGTGAACGTGGCAAGGGCAACGCCGGTGGCCGCCACAACCCGAGCCGCCAGCACACCGAACGGGGTGGCGAGCGCCGTCAATCTCGCGAGTACCAGGACCCTGCACGGCTTTGCGCCTTCGAAGCCCTGCTCACCGTGCGTGAGGACGGTGCCTTCGCCAACCTGGCGCTACCACCACTCCTAGATGCCTATCACCTGGGCAAGCGCGACGCCGCCTTCGCCACGGCCCTGACCTACGGCACCTTGCGTCTCCAAGGCCGTTACGACGCGATTGTCTCCCAGTGTGTTGACCGGCCCCTGGAACAGGTTGACCCGCGCGTCCTGGACCTGCTGCGCCTGGGCGCGCACCAGCTGCTAGGCATGCGCGTGCCCAGTCACGCCGCTGTCAGCGCAACCGTGGACCTCACTCGGCATGTGGCCGGTCGCGGCGCCGCCAGTTTTGTCAACGCCATCCTGCGGCGCCTCAGTGAACACGACGCTGACACCTGGATCGAGCGCGTAACCGCGGGCAACACTGATGAGTTGGCCGCACTGGCAGCCCGCACCTCCCACCCGCTGTGGGTGGTCAAGGCCCTGCGGCAGGCGCTTATAGACAACGGCCGCGATGCCAAGGAGCTGGGTGCCCTGCTAGAGGCAGACAACGCGGACCCTGAGGTGACCCTCTGCGCCCGCCCCGGCCTGGTAGCCCCGGAGGTGCTCGCTAAGCAGGCCGCAGCTGCCACTGGTAAGGAGCCACGCCTAGGTGACACCAGCCCTTACGCTGTAGTCCTAGCTGGGGGAGACCCCGGTCGCATCAGCGCCGTACGTTCCTCCCGCGCGGGTGTGGAGGACGAGGGCAGTCAACTTGTGGCACTGGTGCTGTCGGAGGCTCCCTTGGAGGGACGCGACGAGCTCTGGTTGGACATGTGTGCCGGACCGGGTGGAAAAGCAGCACTGCTGGGGGCTAGGGCGGCCCAACGTGGTGTGCACCTGGTGGCCAGTGAGGTGGCCCCGCACCGCGCTGATCTGGTCGACGCCGCCGTGCGCACCCTGTCAGAAGAGGCTGTGGAGGTGCGTTGCATGGATGGCCGCTCCTACGGTACGGAGGAGACTGGCCGCTATGACCGCGTGCTGGTGGACGCTCCCTGCTCGGGGCTGGGCTCATTACGCCGTCGGCCCGAGTCCCGCTGGCGGCGCAGCCCACAGGACGTGCGGGAACTTACCGGCCTGCAACAGGAGCTGCTGGCTTCCGCGCTCAAAACCGTGCGCCGTGGCGGCCTGGTGGCCTACGTGACCTGCTCACCGCATGTGCAAGAGACGCGCCTGGTGGTTGAGGACGTCACCCGGGCCCTTGCCCACGCAGGCATCACCACGGAGCTGTTGCACGCTGGAAACGTCGCGACCCGCGTGGCGCCCCGCCCACCAGCCGGGGCAGAACGCGAGCTATTGCAGCTGTGGCCACACCTGGACGGCACTGATGCCATGTTCTGCGCCCTACTGCGCCGCACCCACTGATCAATCCACCAAGCCGCCGTCAGGCTACGAACCCAGCACAACGAATCGCCCGAGGATACGTATGAGCCCGCAGCCCACCATCACCCCTTCGATCCTCAACTGTGATATCGCCCATCTGGCGGAAGAGCTGGACCGCATCTCCAATGCTGACGGGGTGCATGTGGATGTGATGGACAACCATTTCGTGCCGAACCTGTCCTGGGGCCTGCCCGTGGTGGAGGCGGTCACCCGTTCCACCAAGCTTCCTATCGACGTCCACCTGATGATCGAGGCCGCGGACCGCTGGGCCCCCGCCTACGCTGAGGCAGGCTGCCAGATAGTTACACCGCATGTGGAGGCCTGCCAAGCACCTATCCGCCTGGCTCGCGAGATTCACCGCCTGGGTGCCCAGGCGGGCCTGGCGCTCCGCCCGGCAACGCCTTTGGAGACAGTGGACTCCGTGTTGGGGGAGCTGGACCTGTTGCTCATCATGACGGTGGAGCCGGGCTTTGGAGGTCAATCCTTCATTGAGGCCATGCTTCCCAAGATCAAGCGGGCCCGCGCACTGATCAGTGAGCGCAACCTTTCCCTGCGCCTGCAGGTTGACGGCGGCGTTTCCCGCGCCATCATCGAGCGGGCCGCAGAGGCCGGGGCAGACACCTTCGTCGCGGGCTCCGCCGTCTACCAGGCTGACGATGCTATCGCTGAAGTCGCGGCCCTACGCGCGCTGGCCTATGGCCACCACCACTGATCAGGCTTAGACCCGGAAACCTTCCTCGCTAACAAGCTTCCCACTAACCTAAACGTTTGTAGGATTTACACAAGCTGAGGTGGTTGAACTCGTACCTTGCCTTGAGAATGGCATGAGGGTGCGGGAAACCTACCAATCGAGTTCGCTTTTCAATGAGACCCCAATACTTTATAAGGAATCCACAAGCCCCATATCTTGCCCTAACGCAATACCGTGGTTTGGCGGCCGGAACCCTGAGGCTCCTTTGTAGGAACGCGGGTGTCGGAGGGAAGGTGAGCGAGGTGAAACCATCCCTGGGCGACCCCAGTGGTCACTCCCCACTGACGCCTACTCACGCAGAGGCCTAGTGAGATCCCACAAGCAAGATCCCATAAGTGCTGACTTGAGCGTGAGCTACGGCGTCGGACCTCAACGTGACCAACTTGAGGAGCACGCCGTTGACCATCCGCCAGCTCAACCGGATCCTCATCGCTAACCGCGGTGAGATCGCACTGCGCATCGTGCGCACCATCCGTGACCTCGGCGCCACTTCGATCCTGCCTTACACGCCCGAGGACCTACTCAGTCCCGCCGCCGAGTTGGCCGACGAGGCCTACGCTCTGCCCGAAGGCGCCGGTTACACCGATGCCGACGCCCTCCTCAAACTGGCCCAGGAGCAGGCAGTAGACGCCATCCACCCCGGCTATGGCTTCCTGTCCGAGAACACCGACTTTGCCCGCGCTGTCATTGCCGCAGGTATCGCCTGGGTCGGCCCCTCACCAGTAGCCATGGATGCGCTGGGGAACAAACTCTCTGCCCGCGCCACCGCCGAGCGCGCCGACGTTGCCCCCGTCCCCGGCATCACTGACTCCGTGACCAGCCCCGAGACGGTGATCGCATTTGCTGCCGAGCACGGATACCCCGTGGCCCTCAAGCGCACCGACGGCGGTGGTGGGCGCGGCATCACCGTGCTGTACAACGACGGTGAGGTACGTTCCACCCCGGCTTTCGACTCCGCCCAGGCCGGGGACGGCACCCTCATCTTGGAGCGGTTCGTGACTGCCGCCCGGCACATCGAGACCCAATGCGCTCGCGACTCACACGGTGCCTTCGCCGTCATCTCTACCCGTGATTGCACCTTGCAACGCCGCAACCAAAAGCTCCTAGAGGAGGCCCCCGCCCCCTTTCTACCAGTCGGCCTGGAGGAGCGCCTGGTGGCGTCCTCCCGCCGCCTACTGGAGACCGTCGGCTACGTGGGCGTGGCTACCTGCGAGTTCCTGCTGCCCCCCGCCGGGGAGCTGTGGTTCCTGGAGGTTAACCCCCGCCTGCAGGTGGAGCACTGCGTCTCCGAGGAGGTCACCGGCATTGACCTGGTGGAGACCCAGCTGCGTATCGCCGCCGGTGGCCCTCTGGGAGAGGTACCCACCCCGCGCGGCCACTCCATCGAGTTGCGTATCACCTGTGAGGACCCCGCGCGCGGCATGGCCCCTTCAACCGGCACCATCACGCGCTTGCGCTGGCCCGCTGGCCCCGGCATCCGCATAGAGTCCGGCGTCAGTGAGGGGGACGAGGTCACACCCCTATTCGACCCGTTGCTGGCCAAGATCGTGGTCACTGGCAGCAGCCGGGAGCAGGCCCTGGCCCGTTGCCGCCGCGCCCTGGCCGAGACCGTTGTTGAGGGCGTGAACGTTTGTACCGCCTTGCACAAGCACCTGCTCGACCGCCCAGAGTTTACCGCCGTAGACACACACGGCGGCCTGGGTGTCACCACCCGCTGGATCGAGACCGAGGTGCTGCCCGCCATCGCCGCACCTGCGGCCGACGACGACGTACCGGGCCTGGGCAGCGTCCCCGCCCCGCCGCTGCCGCAGGCCCGAGCAGGTCATCGCACCCGATCCACTTACGTGATCGAGGTCAACGGGCGGCGCCTGTCCCTCACCTTGCCTGACGGCATCCTCGGTGGCCCCGGAGCACACGACAACGTGAGCCCTCACCGCACCCCCCAGCCCCTGCGCGGCCGCTCAGCCCGTGCCACCAAGGGAGCAGCCGAGACCATCGCCGCCGCCAACGGCACCATCGCCGCCCCCATGCAGGCCATCGTCACCCGCATCTGCGTCACCGAGGACAGCCGGGTCCAGGCGGGCGACCTGCTGGTGGTCCTTGAGTCCATGAAGATGGAGAACTACGTGCACGCACCTCACGACGGCGTCGTCAGCGCCATCCCAGTAACCGCTGGGCAGACCGTAAGTGCTGGGGAGGTCCTGCTGACCGTCACCCCAGCCACCACCCCCAATGAGCAGGGGGCCTGAGATGAACACCGCCACCACCCCAGCCGCCAAAGACGCCCCGATCAGCCCCATTCCGGCTACCAGCGCCGAAGACACCCTGGCCACCTCCGCCGCCACCATGGCCTTCCGGGAACGTGCGGAGCGGCTGGGGCGCGCCGCCGAGGAGAAGGCGGCTAAGCGCCAGCACACCAAGGGCAAGCAGACCGCACGTGAGCGCATATTCATGCTCCTGGACGACGCCACTTTCCTGGAGATCGGCCGCTACACCGGCTCTGGCGCAGGTGAGCAGGCCCGCCCCTGCGGCGTCGTCACCGGCTTCGGGCAGATCGACGGGCGCCAGGTAGCCGTCTACTCCCAGGATTTTTCCGTCTCCGGAGGCGCGCTCGGCACGGTCGAGGGCGACAAGATCGTCCGCCTTCTAGACGACGCCCTGCGCTTACGCATCCCTGTGATCGGGTTGATCGACTCCGGTGGCGCAAAGATCCAGGAGGGGGTCGCCGCCTTGCGCCAGTACGGGCGCATCTTCAACCGCACCTGCGCCGCCTCCGGGCTCGTGCCCCAGATCAGCGTCATCCTGGGGCCCTGCGCAGGCGGTGCTGTCTACAGTCCCGCCCTGACAGACTTTGTGATCGCCACCCGCGAGGCCTCCCACATGTTCGTCACCGGCCCCGACGTCGTGCGCGCTGTCACAGGTGAGCGCATTAGCGCCGAGGAACTCGGCGGCGCGGACATCCACGGCTCCGTGTCCGGCGTAGTCCACTACGTAGCTGAGGACGAGGAGGACGCCCTGGCACAGGTGCGCACCCTGCTGGCCTACCTGCCCTCTTGCGCCCAGCAATCTGCGCCGCGTTACGCCTATGACGAGGCCACCCGTTCTGAGGACGAAGCCTCCGCCGCCGGGGTCGGTGCCTTAGTACCCGCCTCCACCCGCCAGCCTTACGACGTCGTGCAGGTCGTCTCCGCCCTGGTGGACCACGGCGAGCTGGTGCAGGTGCAGGAGGACTTCGCCGCCAACGTTGTGGTGGGCTTCGCCTGCATGGAGGGCCGCCCTGTCGGCATCGTCGCCAACCAGCCCCTGGTGGATGCTGGCACCCTGGATGTGGATGCCTCCGAGAAGCTTGCCCGCTTCGTGCGCTTTTGTGACGCCTTTGGCCTGCCAGTAGTGACCTTCGTGGACGTGCCCGGTTACCGGCCTGGGGCTGAGCAGGAGCATGCCGGCATCATCCGGCGCGGTGCCAAAGTGATTAACGCCTACGCCACCGCGACCGTCCCCCTGGTGACCGTGGTGCTGCGTAAGGCCTACGGCGGTGCCTACATCGTCATGGGCTCAAAGGCAATCGGCGCGGACCTCAACTTCTGTTGGCCTGGAGCGGAGATCGCCGTGCTCGGCGCCGCTGGGGCCGTCAGCATCATCCACCGCCGTGAACTCGCCCAACTCCGTGACAGCCAGGGGGAGGAGCCCGCCGCCGCCGAGCAGCAGCGGCTCGTCGCCCAGTACGAGCAGGCAGTCATCAACCCAGACAAAGCTGTAGCCATTGGAGAGATCGACGCTGTGATAGCCCCCGAGGACACCCGCCAGGTGATCGTCGACTCCCTAGCCGCCCTGTCCGCCAAGCGCGCCAACGGCCCGGCCCCCACCAAGAAGCACGACAACGTCCCCCTGTGAGCAGCCCTGAGCCGCCACCACCTAGAACACGACACTTCCTGAAACAGCAAGCTCAGACGGAGAAGCAGATGACCACTACCTCAACCCCCAAGACCACTGCTGCGCGTATCACCGCCGGTGAACCCTACGTGCTGGCCTTCGGCGGTCAGGCCACCCCCTGGCGCCTGACCCTGCACGAGCTGGCCACCACGGACCGCACCCTGGCCGGGGTACTGCGCGAGACCGACGCCGCCGTCGCCGCACGTCTGGCACCCGTGGCCACCGAGCTGCTCACCATCACTCCTCGAGGCCTGCGCCTGCTAGACAACACTGCCGAACCCGTCAGCCCTGCGCCCACCGGCACCCTGGCAACAGACACCGCCGACGTTTCCGTGCCCGGCATTCTCTTTGCCCAGCACGCCGTGCTTATCACCCTGAAGAACCTGGGCATCAACCTGGCCGAGCACGCCCCTGCCGCCACCATCGGCCACTCCCAGGGTGTGCTGGGAGTAGCCCTGCTGGAGGCGCTGGGCGAGGGCGATGGTGATGACACTGACGATGCCGTCGTGCAGGTGCAAGCTATAGCCCGCCTAATTGGCGCAGCCGCCGCCCGCACCACCGCACGCGTAGGCCTGTCCACCAGTGGTGAGGCGACTCCTATGCTCTCCGTGCGTGGCGTGACGCGCGCGGTGCTGGACCAAGTGCTGACGCAGGTACCCGCCGCCAGCCGCATCAGCATCGGCGTCACCAACGGTCGTACCGCCCACATCCTCTCTGGCTGCCCTGCCGACCTAGAGCTGGTTGTCCCCGCCCTGGAGCAGGCGGCCGCCCACAGCGCTCAGCAGCGCAAGGACCGTCGCCGTGGGGGGGCCGTCCTGACCCCGATGACCGAGTACCTAGCCACCTCCGCGCCTTTCCACACCCAACTGCTTAACCAGGCGGTCACGGATGTGGTCACCTGGGCTGGGCGCTGCGGCCTGGACACCGCACTGGCCCAGGAACTGGCCCGTGCCGTGCTGATCGACCCGGTGGACTGGCCTGCCACCGTCCAAGCGGTCATGGCTGCCCCCAGCAAACCCCGCCTAGTGCTCGACCTCGGCCCCGGCACTGTCCTTACCCGCCTCACCGAGGCCGCCCTGGCTGGCACCGGCGCCGCCGTCGTCCCCGCAGGCTCCTCAGCCGCCCTGGACAACCTGCTGCGCGAGGGCACAGCACCAGCCGCCACCGTTGACCGCAGCCGTTTCGCCCCTCGCCTGACCCGCCTACCAGACGGCCGCCTCACCCTGGACACCGCCTTCACTCGCCTGACTGGCCGCTCCGCCGTGCTCCTGGCCGGCATGACCCCCACCACCGTGGACCCCGAGATCGTGGCCGCCGCCGCCAACGCTGGCTACTGGGCTGAACTCGCCGGTGGCGGGCAGGTCACCCCGGCAGTGCTCGCACACAACCTGGAGGGCTTGCAACGCCTCCTGGAGCCCGGCCGCACCGCTGCCTTCAACGCGATGTTCATGGACCGC belongs to Actinomyces trachealis and includes:
- a CDS encoding RsmB/NOP family class I SAM-dependent RNA methyltransferase → MGATRSGGRQGGAGRPTGQRRNNSGQYQHRGDAQGGRRSQAGAQRRGQGRERGKGNAGGRHNPSRQHTERGGERRQSREYQDPARLCAFEALLTVREDGAFANLALPPLLDAYHLGKRDAAFATALTYGTLRLQGRYDAIVSQCVDRPLEQVDPRVLDLLRLGAHQLLGMRVPSHAAVSATVDLTRHVAGRGAASFVNAILRRLSEHDADTWIERVTAGNTDELAALAARTSHPLWVVKALRQALIDNGRDAKELGALLEADNADPEVTLCARPGLVAPEVLAKQAAAATGKEPRLGDTSPYAVVLAGGDPGRISAVRSSRAGVEDEGSQLVALVLSEAPLEGRDELWLDMCAGPGGKAALLGARAAQRGVHLVASEVAPHRADLVDAAVRTLSEEAVEVRCMDGRSYGTEETGRYDRVLVDAPCSGLGSLRRRPESRWRRSPQDVRELTGLQQELLASALKTVRRGGLVAYVTCSPHVQETRLVVEDVTRALAHAGITTELLHAGNVATRVAPRPPAGAERELLQLWPHLDGTDAMFCALLRRTH
- the rpe gene encoding ribulose-phosphate 3-epimerase, giving the protein MSPQPTITPSILNCDIAHLAEELDRISNADGVHVDVMDNHFVPNLSWGLPVVEAVTRSTKLPIDVHLMIEAADRWAPAYAEAGCQIVTPHVEACQAPIRLAREIHRLGAQAGLALRPATPLETVDSVLGELDLLLIMTVEPGFGGQSFIEAMLPKIKRARALISERNLSLRLQVDGGVSRAIIERAAEAGADTFVAGSAVYQADDAIAEVAALRALAYGHHH
- a CDS encoding biotin carboxylase N-terminal domain-containing protein; this encodes MTIRQLNRILIANRGEIALRIVRTIRDLGATSILPYTPEDLLSPAAELADEAYALPEGAGYTDADALLKLAQEQAVDAIHPGYGFLSENTDFARAVIAAGIAWVGPSPVAMDALGNKLSARATAERADVAPVPGITDSVTSPETVIAFAAEHGYPVALKRTDGGGGRGITVLYNDGEVRSTPAFDSAQAGDGTLILERFVTAARHIETQCARDSHGAFAVISTRDCTLQRRNQKLLEEAPAPFLPVGLEERLVASSRRLLETVGYVGVATCEFLLPPAGELWFLEVNPRLQVEHCVSEEVTGIDLVETQLRIAAGGPLGEVPTPRGHSIELRITCEDPARGMAPSTGTITRLRWPAGPGIRIESGVSEGDEVTPLFDPLLAKIVVTGSSREQALARCRRALAETVVEGVNVCTALHKHLLDRPEFTAVDTHGGLGVTTRWIETEVLPAIAAPAADDDVPGLGSVPAPPLPQARAGHRTRSTYVIEVNGRRLSLTLPDGILGGPGAHDNVSPHRTPQPLRGRSARATKGAAETIAAANGTIAAPMQAIVTRICVTEDSRVQAGDLLVVLESMKMENYVHAPHDGVVSAIPVTAGQTVSAGEVLLTVTPATTPNEQGA
- a CDS encoding acyl-CoA carboxylase subunit beta, with the translated sequence MNTATTPAAKDAPISPIPATSAEDTLATSAATMAFRERAERLGRAAEEKAAKRQHTKGKQTARERIFMLLDDATFLEIGRYTGSGAGEQARPCGVVTGFGQIDGRQVAVYSQDFSVSGGALGTVEGDKIVRLLDDALRLRIPVIGLIDSGGAKIQEGVAALRQYGRIFNRTCAASGLVPQISVILGPCAGGAVYSPALTDFVIATREASHMFVTGPDVVRAVTGERISAEELGGADIHGSVSGVVHYVAEDEEDALAQVRTLLAYLPSCAQQSAPRYAYDEATRSEDEASAAGVGALVPASTRQPYDVVQVVSALVDHGELVQVQEDFAANVVVGFACMEGRPVGIVANQPLVDAGTLDVDASEKLARFVRFCDAFGLPVVTFVDVPGYRPGAEQEHAGIIRRGAKVINAYATATVPLVTVVLRKAYGGAYIVMGSKAIGADLNFCWPGAEIAVLGAAGAVSIIHRRELAQLRDSQGEEPAAAEQQRLVAQYEQAVINPDKAVAIGEIDAVIAPEDTRQVIVDSLAALSAKRANGPAPTKKHDNVPL